In a genomic window of uncultured Flavobacterium sp.:
- a CDS encoding LysM peptidoglycan-binding domain-containing protein, translating to MFYTVKSGDTLSKIAKKFSISIELVLAFNKNIKNVDHIFIGQLIQIPNLEDVPEKEVIPITESPNKLIQKARTAVGKKIKYKLGEGGINPSLALPTSNNECDCSGFICWVLGLSRKTTIPFYQKYGGWIFTDSMEKDVISSAGIFEKLNIPEVGCIVVYGAGPKIGHVGIVSEVENEKMKKVIHCSSGNYSKFNDSILETVPTVFNRADALWGRFSGI from the coding sequence ATGTTCTACACAGTAAAATCCGGCGACACGTTGTCAAAAATCGCTAAAAAGTTTTCGATTTCTATTGAGTTAGTATTGGCATTTAATAAGAATATTAAAAATGTCGATCATATTTTTATTGGTCAGCTCATTCAAATTCCGAATTTAGAAGATGTTCCTGAAAAGGAAGTAATTCCTATAACCGAAAGTCCCAATAAACTCATACAAAAGGCAAGAACGGCTGTTGGTAAAAAAATAAAGTATAAGTTAGGCGAGGGCGGAATAAATCCTTCTTTGGCTTTACCAACGTCTAATAATGAATGCGATTGCAGCGGCTTTATTTGCTGGGTTTTAGGATTATCCAGAAAGACCACAATTCCGTTTTATCAAAAATATGGCGGATGGATCTTTACGGATTCAATGGAAAAAGATGTTATTAGTAGCGCAGGTATTTTTGAAAAACTAAATATTCCCGAAGTGGGATGTATTGTGGTTTACGGCGCAGGTCCAAAAATTGGTCACGTAGGTATTGTATCTGAAGTTGAAAACGAAAAAATGAAGAAAGTGATTCATTGCAGTTCCGGAAATTATTCGAAATTTAATGATTCAATTTTGGAAACCGTGCCAACAGTTTTTAATCGCGCAGATGCTTTATGGGGAAGATTCTCAGGAATTTGA
- a CDS encoding TonB-dependent receptor, whose protein sequence is MPVQILSGKQLEKLNSLSVADAVRYFSGVQLKDYGGIGGLKTINVRSLGSAHTAVFYDGMTVGNAQNGQVDLGKYSLDNIEAIELYNGQKSTIFQPARGFFASNTLFLKTKIPDFSSGRTTKIRVGVKTGSFGLFNPSFLYQQKLSSNFSLTASTEWLKADGKYKYRYQKTNGYDTTAVRQNGDITALRSELTLQAKVGTMGQASLKAYYYDSERGLPGAILANKYEYVQRQWDRNFFVHGSFQNSFSKKYELLANIKFSRDYNRYIDPDYKTLQGALDNKYYQNEFYASVVNQYTIKEWWKVSLATDFSINTLTANLYRFPYPTRYSYLGALSTEMHWSRLDIQANLLGAYVDEQVKYYQQGDSQHVFCPVVSASYQPFDTKNFRVRAFYKESFRMPTFNDLYYTFIGNSSLKPEFTTQYDFGSTYIIEPKKFLQSASFQADVYYNHVKDKIVAMPSANLFRWTMMNLGEVDITGFELNTNFVLRFPEEIFLDLGLSYTYQKAIDVTPNGTTYGDQIPYTPMNSGTATSSISWKNWQLNYSFIYTGERYSQKANIPVNYVKPWYTSDMALIWDGKFLKLPTKIGAEVNNIFNQYYDVVLNFPMPGRNYRLSMSVNF, encoded by the coding sequence ATGCCTGTCCAAATATTGTCAGGAAAACAGCTTGAAAAATTAAATAGTCTTTCTGTTGCAGATGCTGTGCGTTATTTTTCGGGTGTTCAATTGAAAGATTATGGCGGAATTGGCGGTCTGAAAACTATAAATGTCAGAAGTTTAGGAAGCGCTCATACGGCGGTTTTTTATGACGGAATGACCGTTGGAAATGCGCAAAACGGACAAGTAGATCTTGGAAAATATTCATTGGATAATATTGAAGCGATTGAATTGTATAACGGACAAAAATCAACTATTTTTCAGCCTGCGCGTGGTTTTTTCGCTTCGAATACACTTTTCTTAAAAACAAAAATTCCTGATTTCTCCTCCGGAAGAACTACAAAAATAAGAGTTGGCGTAAAAACAGGTTCGTTCGGACTTTTTAATCCTTCTTTTCTGTATCAACAAAAATTATCCTCTAATTTCTCTCTTACAGCAAGTACAGAATGGCTTAAAGCCGATGGAAAATATAAATACAGATATCAAAAGACGAATGGTTATGATACAACGGCTGTCAGGCAAAATGGTGATATCACGGCTTTAAGAAGTGAATTAACATTACAGGCAAAAGTTGGAACTATGGGTCAGGCTTCGTTAAAAGCCTATTATTATGATTCTGAACGTGGACTTCCGGGAGCGATTTTAGCCAATAAATATGAATATGTGCAGCGACAATGGGACAGAAACTTCTTTGTTCATGGTTCTTTTCAAAATTCATTTTCGAAGAAATACGAACTACTTGCGAATATAAAATTCAGCAGAGATTATAATCGGTACATTGATCCTGATTATAAAACATTGCAAGGCGCACTGGATAATAAATATTATCAAAATGAATTTTATGCTTCTGTTGTAAATCAATATACGATCAAGGAATGGTGGAAAGTTTCTCTGGCTACAGATTTTTCGATCAATACACTTACTGCTAATTTATACCGATTTCCATATCCAACCCGATATTCTTATTTGGGCGCATTGTCTACAGAAATGCATTGGTCAAGGCTTGATATTCAGGCAAATTTGTTAGGCGCTTATGTCGACGAACAGGTTAAATATTATCAGCAAGGTGACAGTCAGCATGTTTTTTGTCCGGTTGTATCGGCTTCTTATCAACCTTTCGATACTAAAAATTTCAGAGTTAGGGCATTTTATAAAGAATCTTTCAGAATGCCAACTTTCAATGATTTGTATTATACTTTTATCGGAAACAGCTCTTTAAAACCTGAATTTACTACACAATATGATTTTGGTTCCACCTATATTATTGAACCGAAAAAGTTTCTACAATCAGCTTCTTTTCAGGCTGATGTATATTATAATCACGTAAAAGATAAAATTGTTGCGATGCCGTCTGCCAATTTATTTCGCTGGACGATGATGAATCTTGGTGAAGTAGATATCACAGGTTTTGAATTGAATACGAACTTCGTTTTACGTTTTCCGGAAGAAATATTTCTGGATTTGGGCTTGAGTTATACGTATCAAAAAGCAATTGATGTTACGCCAAATGGCACAACTTACGGAGATCAGATTCCGTATACGCCAATGAACAGCGGAACTGCAACTTCGTCTATAAGCTGGAAAAACTGGCAGTTGAACTACAGTTTTATTTATACCGGAGAACGATACAGTCAGAAAGCGAATATTCCTGTAAATTATGTAAAGCCTTGGTATACCAGCGATATGGCTTTGATTTGGGATGGAAAATTCCTAAAACTTCCAACAAAAATAGGAGCGGAGGTCAACAATATTTTCAATCAATATTATGATGTGGTTTTAAATTTTCCGATGCCGGGAAGAAATTATCGCCTGAGTATGTCGGTAAATTTTTAA
- a CDS encoding YncE family protein has translation MKTNFKFLIVLVLIAMSFQACQQDDPIIPEEVVVLPPETVTTVDGFYLLNEGNMNMNKSSLDYYDYKSGTYRRNVYGQANPEATLGLGDVGNDIGIYGSKVYAVINNSNKIEVMDAATTKRLKVIDVKNCRYVTFANGKAYASAYDGEVQLGENSPNGFVAEIDTTSLKITRTVKVGRQPEEMAIVGDKLYIANSGGYSPPNYERTVSVIDLKTFTKIKDIDVAINLHRLKADADGDIYVSSRGDYYNIPSKLFVIDTKTDKVKKTFDIACANLSIVGDKGYIIGSEFSYVTFKWKINYSMIDVKNETLLEGSFLPKAVSDQIKTPYGLAVDPFSLNVYITDAGDYVSPGKLYCVDKNGETKFTVITGDIPAHFAFKLKKTIKNNQ, from the coding sequence ATGAAAACAAACTTCAAGTTTTTGATCGTATTGGTTTTAATAGCCATGAGTTTTCAGGCGTGTCAGCAAGATGATCCTATTATCCCAGAAGAGGTGGTTGTTTTGCCTCCGGAAACGGTTACAACAGTCGACGGATTTTATCTTCTTAACGAAGGAAATATGAATATGAACAAATCGTCATTAGACTATTATGACTATAAATCCGGGACTTACAGACGAAATGTTTACGGTCAGGCAAATCCGGAAGCGACTTTAGGTTTGGGAGATGTGGGAAATGATATTGGTATTTACGGATCAAAAGTTTATGCTGTAATCAATAACTCAAATAAGATCGAAGTTATGGATGCTGCGACAACTAAACGTCTTAAAGTTATTGATGTGAAAAACTGCCGTTACGTGACTTTTGCAAACGGAAAAGCGTATGCAAGTGCTTACGATGGTGAAGTACAATTGGGAGAAAATTCTCCAAATGGTTTTGTTGCCGAAATTGATACGACATCACTTAAGATTACAAGAACGGTAAAAGTGGGACGTCAGCCTGAGGAAATGGCGATTGTTGGTGACAAATTATACATCGCAAATTCAGGCGGATATAGTCCGCCAAATTATGAAAGAACAGTTTCTGTAATTGATTTGAAAACTTTTACAAAAATCAAAGATATTGACGTTGCGATCAACCTTCACAGACTTAAAGCAGACGCTGACGGAGATATTTATGTAAGTTCTCGTGGCGATTATTACAATATTCCTTCAAAACTTTTTGTAATCGATACGAAAACGGATAAAGTCAAGAAAACCTTTGATATTGCTTGTGCCAATCTTTCTATTGTTGGAGATAAAGGTTATATAATTGGATCAGAATTTAGTTATGTCACTTTCAAATGGAAGATAAATTATTCTATGATCGACGTAAAAAACGAGACTTTACTTGAAGGAAGTTTTTTGCCTAAAGCAGTTAGCGATCAAATTAAAACACCTTACGGACTTGCAGTTGATCCTTTTTCGTTAAATGTTTACATAACAGATGCCGGCGATTATGTTTCGCCTGGAAAATTGTATTGTGTCGATAAAAACGGTGAAACTAAGTTTACTGTTATTACGGGAGATATTCCGGCTCACTTTGCCTTTAAACTCAAAAAAACAATCAAAAACAATCAATAA
- a CDS encoding PKD-like domain-containing protein, which translates to MKKILFTLSIVLFLAGCSKDDDAVQSPPKIEITIPANGFVTDKMQWFSVKPQVGTDIENTYKWVVNGKEVSTTADLSYVFAAAGTYNVEFKAKNGVGESSKSFTVTVNDKVYLNRIKNVFDFFPAPGQFTNGLPEYVAGDTDEIMRAKAEKAITTDNSMITLGGFGGYVTFGFDHTVVNKEGNDFIVLGNAFSNWAEPGIIMVSIDANGNGKPDDEWFEIAGSEHSKATTIKNYEITYYKPATEPEDPSEPNYIRWTDNQGKTGYVSKNPFHSQPFYPSWKGSTITFKGTFLQSNAFDQSGTGSYWVCPAYDWGYADNWSNTDDKAQINIDWAINSKGEPVKLKGIDFVKVYNSNRAEAGWLGEVSTEVTGFKDLNLP; encoded by the coding sequence ATGAAGAAGATTTTATTTACCTTGTCAATTGTCCTGTTTTTGGCGGGATGTTCTAAAGATGATGATGCTGTACAGAGTCCTCCGAAAATTGAAATTACGATTCCTGCAAATGGTTTCGTTACAGATAAAATGCAATGGTTCAGTGTTAAACCTCAAGTAGGGACCGATATAGAGAATACCTATAAATGGGTCGTAAATGGCAAGGAAGTGTCAACAACTGCTGATTTATCTTATGTATTTGCAGCAGCTGGAACTTATAATGTTGAATTTAAAGCTAAAAATGGAGTAGGCGAAAGCTCGAAATCATTTACTGTTACGGTAAACGATAAAGTGTATTTGAACAGAATCAAAAATGTGTTTGATTTTTTTCCGGCGCCGGGACAATTCACCAATGGTTTACCTGAATATGTTGCGGGAGATACTGATGAAATCATGCGCGCAAAAGCTGAAAAAGCAATCACGACCGATAATAGTATGATTACTCTTGGAGGATTTGGAGGTTATGTGACTTTTGGTTTTGACCATACGGTTGTTAATAAAGAAGGAAATGATTTTATCGTACTTGGAAATGCATTTTCAAATTGGGCAGAACCTGGAATTATAATGGTTTCTATCGATGCTAACGGAAATGGAAAACCGGATGATGAATGGTTCGAAATTGCAGGTTCTGAGCATAGCAAAGCAACTACAATTAAAAACTACGAGATAACGTATTATAAACCAGCTACAGAGCCGGAAGATCCAAGTGAACCAAATTATATTCGCTGGACGGATAATCAGGGAAAAACAGGTTATGTTTCGAAAAATCCTTTCCACAGTCAGCCATTTTATCCATCATGGAAAGGAAGTACGATTACTTTTAAAGGAACATTTTTGCAATCTAATGCCTTTGATCAATCAGGAACGGGAAGTTATTGGGTTTGTCCGGCATATGATTGGGGTTACGCAGATAACTGGTCTAATACTGATGACAAAGCGCAAATTAATATCGATTGGGCTATAAACTCAAAAGGAGAACCTGTAAAACTAAAAGGTATTGACTTTGTAAAAGTTTATAATTCGAATCGTGCAGAAGCGGGTTGGTTAGGAGAAGTTTCTACGGAAGTAACAGGATTTAAAGATTTGAATTTACCGTAA
- a CDS encoding OsmC family protein, with protein sequence MKFTRNANANWKGTGMEGNGTITTQSTTLNNAQLSFKTRFAEGVGTNPEELIAAAHAGCFTMQLSFLLSEAGFVPEDLNTVAKVTFEDGTITLITLELTGSVPGISVEDFEKTAQKAKEICPISKLLNTEIVLKSTLVFL encoded by the coding sequence ATGAAATTTACAAGAAACGCAAACGCAAACTGGAAAGGTACAGGAATGGAAGGAAATGGAACCATTACTACTCAAAGTACAACATTAAACAATGCACAACTGTCTTTTAAAACTCGTTTTGCAGAAGGAGTAGGAACAAATCCTGAAGAATTGATCGCTGCAGCACATGCAGGATGTTTTACAATGCAATTGAGCTTTTTATTATCAGAAGCAGGTTTTGTACCAGAAGATTTAAATACGGTTGCAAAAGTCACTTTTGAAGATGGTACAATTACCTTAATCACTTTGGAACTTACAGGTTCAGTTCCTGGAATTTCAGTTGAGGATTTTGAAAAAACAGCTCAAAAAGCAAAAGAAATTTGTCCAATTTCAAAATTACTTAATACTGAAATTGTTTTGAAATCAACTCTAGTTTTTTTATAA
- a CDS encoding alpha/beta hydrolase: MKTAILKRQLNRLFLSAALILSLLVVTNASAQTAPTKVKNVVLVHGAFADGSGWRNLYDILSKKGYKVTIVQNPLSSLEDDVAATKVVLDNQDGPTILVGHSWGGTVITEAGNHPKVVGLVYVAAFQPDNGENTVQWLQTAPPAPENGVLPPNDKGIVYYDEAKFHAGFCADVSKELAAFMYASQGAFYAKGFGTPVTKAAWKDKPAYAVLATQDKSIDPSIQRAMYKRSNTKVTEVKGSHCVFISQPDAVANVIIGAAKDLSKK, encoded by the coding sequence ATGAAAACAGCAATTTTAAAAAGACAATTGAATCGTTTATTCTTGTCTGCAGCATTAATTTTAAGTCTTTTGGTAGTAACAAATGCAAGTGCACAAACAGCGCCAACAAAGGTTAAAAATGTAGTTTTGGTACACGGAGCTTTCGCCGATGGTTCCGGATGGAGAAATTTATATGATATACTTTCGAAAAAAGGATATAAAGTGACAATCGTTCAAAATCCTTTAAGTTCTCTTGAAGATGATGTTGCAGCAACAAAAGTAGTACTTGACAATCAAGACGGACCAACAATTTTGGTAGGACATTCTTGGGGAGGAACTGTAATTACAGAAGCTGGAAATCACCCAAAAGTTGTTGGATTGGTTTATGTAGCGGCTTTTCAGCCTGATAACGGAGAAAATACTGTACAATGGTTACAAACTGCACCTCCAGCGCCAGAAAACGGTGTTTTGCCTCCAAACGATAAAGGAATTGTTTATTATGATGAAGCTAAATTTCACGCAGGATTTTGTGCTGATGTAAGCAAAGAACTAGCTGCATTTATGTACGCATCTCAAGGTGCTTTTTATGCAAAAGGATTTGGAACTCCTGTAACAAAAGCAGCATGGAAAGATAAACCTGCTTATGCAGTTCTTGCAACACAAGATAAAAGTATTGATCCTTCGATTCAACGTGCAATGTACAAACGTTCAAATACTAAAGTTACTGAAGTAAAAGGAAGCCACTGTGTTTTCATTTCTCAACCCGATGCAGTTGCTAACGTAATCATTGGTGCAGCCAAAGATTTAAGCAAAAAATAA
- a CDS encoding LysR substrate-binding domain-containing protein gives MTIQQLKYIVALDEERHFARAAEVCMVTQPGLTIQLKNLEEEIGIKIFDRNKVPLTPTLLGIEIINRAKKILREADEIRDFVVNEKNKLEGEVKIGIISTLSPYLIPLFIKAMKKATPKMQFIIKEANTGQLMNDVMTGALDVAIMATPTGNPHLIEHPVFKEPFVAYLNTVHPMAAESHYELQPSDRAELLLLQNEYCYNAQLLDICDIKNPGKIKEQFSYDISSIETLKNLVRAQLGFAIIPELSMINEVETGLFKHFKEPKPVREISLVVSDTFSKKLLLEKMNEAIWNCLPESLQQNFAYKKIKWNDSPYFIKATTR, from the coding sequence ATGACCATTCAGCAGTTAAAATATATTGTAGCATTAGACGAAGAACGCCATTTTGCACGAGCTGCAGAAGTTTGTATGGTAACACAACCCGGACTAACGATTCAATTGAAAAATCTGGAAGAAGAAATTGGAATCAAAATTTTTGATCGAAATAAAGTGCCCTTAACTCCTACTTTACTTGGAATTGAGATTATAAACCGTGCCAAAAAAATCCTTCGTGAAGCTGATGAAATCAGGGATTTTGTGGTCAATGAAAAGAATAAACTTGAAGGAGAAGTCAAAATCGGTATTATTTCGACATTATCGCCTTATTTGATTCCGCTTTTTATTAAGGCAATGAAAAAGGCAACTCCCAAAATGCAATTCATTATAAAAGAAGCCAATACAGGTCAGCTTATGAATGATGTTATGACCGGAGCACTTGATGTCGCAATTATGGCAACTCCAACAGGAAATCCGCATTTAATAGAACATCCGGTTTTCAAAGAACCTTTTGTTGCTTATTTAAATACTGTACATCCAATGGCAGCAGAATCTCATTATGAATTGCAGCCGTCAGACAGAGCCGAATTACTTTTACTCCAAAATGAATATTGCTATAATGCACAACTTCTGGATATTTGCGACATTAAAAATCCGGGGAAAATAAAAGAACAATTCAGTTATGATATTAGTTCAATTGAAACCTTAAAAAATCTGGTAAGAGCACAATTAGGATTTGCTATAATACCGGAACTTTCGATGATTAATGAAGTCGAAACGGGACTTTTTAAGCATTTTAAAGAACCGAAACCCGTTCGCGAAATCAGTCTTGTAGTTTCTGATACTTTTTCGAAAAAATTACTTCTCGAAAAAATGAATGAAGCAATCTGGAATTGCCTTCCGGAATCCTTACAGCAAAATTTTGCCTATAAAAAAATCAAATGGAATGATTCTCCTTATTTTATAAAAGCAACGACGAGATAA
- a CDS encoding glycoside hydrolase family 130 protein: MRVPVIRKNILFCPDSKRVVARYFMNGDERTQQMVLRIMMLDEKQVLETLEQTLREFARRHRNISAIFFKHCERIRPLIEALQIDYEAMSLDRKMLIGSYCTMEYAIESAAIFNPSIVEDFDQSGLEEGEKRVIISFRATGEGHISSIVFRRGILDRNNNLQVMKIGHNIDKAEINHKSTFNKERFLSKLSEMHTQDKYITQIMQELPNDFEYAVLKNLVTTALSDPSIREERRIALNEIMWLAKSFYDLEFKHDSDITERVIFPISESESRGIEDARFVRFTDDDGSTRVMATYTAYNGHAILPKLISTEDFYTFRVMPLHGIGAQNKNLALFPKKIKGKFAMLARIDGVNNYIMYSDRVTQWNNPVLLQEPRYTWEFTQIGNCGSPLWTEEGWLVITHGVGTMRRYCIGASLFDLDDPTKEIGRLKEPLLSPLEDEREGYVPNVVYSCGAIIHNNSLILPYAVSDYSSTYAIVDMIVLLDALKNSK, encoded by the coding sequence ATGCGAGTACCAGTCATCCGAAAAAATATATTATTTTGCCCAGATTCTAAAAGAGTTGTTGCCCGATATTTTATGAATGGTGATGAACGAACCCAACAAATGGTCCTGCGCATAATGATGCTCGATGAAAAACAAGTTCTAGAAACCTTAGAACAAACACTTCGCGAGTTTGCCAGACGTCATCGAAATATTTCGGCTATATTTTTTAAACATTGCGAACGAATAAGACCTTTAATAGAAGCTTTACAAATTGATTATGAAGCAATGTCTCTGGACAGAAAAATGCTTATAGGTTCTTATTGCACAATGGAATATGCGATAGAATCTGCTGCCATTTTTAATCCGTCTATTGTCGAAGATTTTGATCAGTCAGGACTTGAAGAAGGCGAAAAACGTGTTATTATTTCTTTTAGAGCCACGGGTGAAGGTCATATTTCATCAATTGTTTTTAGACGAGGAATTCTCGATAGAAACAATAATCTGCAGGTTATGAAAATTGGTCATAATATTGATAAAGCCGAGATTAATCATAAATCAACTTTCAATAAAGAACGATTCTTATCGAAATTGTCCGAAATGCACACGCAGGACAAATACATCACGCAGATTATGCAGGAATTACCAAATGATTTTGAGTATGCTGTATTGAAAAATCTGGTTACTACAGCTTTAAGTGATCCTTCGATTCGCGAAGAAAGAAGAATCGCTCTAAACGAAATAATGTGGCTGGCGAAATCATTCTACGATTTAGAATTCAAGCACGATTCTGATATTACGGAACGTGTTATATTTCCAATCTCTGAATCTGAAAGCCGCGGTATCGAAGATGCCCGTTTTGTCCGTTTTACTGATGATGATGGTTCTACCCGAGTTATGGCAACTTATACGGCTTACAACGGTCATGCGATATTACCTAAACTTATCTCAACCGAAGATTTCTACACTTTTAGAGTAATGCCTTTGCATGGTATCGGTGCCCAAAATAAAAACTTAGCGTTATTTCCAAAGAAAATAAAAGGCAAATTTGCTATGCTCGCCAGAATCGATGGCGTAAATAATTACATCATGTATTCTGATCGAGTTACACAATGGAATAATCCTGTTTTGCTCCAAGAACCGCGTTATACTTGGGAATTTACACAAATCGGAAATTGTGGATCTCCACTTTGGACCGAAGAAGGCTGGCTTGTAATTACGCACGGCGTTGGTACAATGAGACGTTATTGCATAGGCGCTTCGTTATTTGATCTTGATGATCCAACGAAAGAAATTGGAAGACTTAAAGAGCCATTACTTTCGCCATTAGAAGACGAACGTGAAGGTTATGTACCAAATGTTGTGTATTCATGTGGCGCAATTATTCACAATAATAGTTTGATTTTGCCTTATGCGGTATCCGATTATTCTTCGACTTACGCCATTGTTGATATGATAGTACTTTTAGATGCATTGAAAAATAGTAAATAA
- a CDS encoding GNAT family N-acetyltransferase, giving the protein MDIDNKNIITRPATNTDLPKLNEFLQSLVEAERPFDPTLKEGKIFYYNIQDFISDEKTELLVIEENNEIIGCGYAQIRSAKPYKNYELYGYLGFMYVKPEFRGRGINNLLLNDLKKWILSKGITEVRLEVYSNNEAAIRAYEKAGFKKIMTEMRYEISEE; this is encoded by the coding sequence ATGGATATAGATAATAAAAACATAATTACAAGACCTGCTACAAACACAGATTTGCCGAAACTTAATGAATTTCTGCAATCTCTCGTTGAAGCAGAACGTCCTTTTGATCCAACCTTAAAAGAAGGGAAAATTTTCTATTATAATATTCAGGATTTTATCTCAGATGAAAAAACAGAACTTTTGGTAATCGAAGAAAATAATGAAATTATTGGATGCGGATATGCGCAAATTCGATCTGCAAAACCTTATAAAAATTATGAGCTTTATGGATATCTTGGTTTTATGTATGTAAAACCGGAGTTTAGAGGAAGAGGCATCAATAATTTATTATTGAACGATCTTAAGAAATGGATTTTATCAAAAGGAATCACCGAAGTCCGACTTGAAGTTTACTCCAATAATGAAGCCGCTATTCGTGCTTATGAAAAAGCAGGCTTCAAAAAAATAATGACCGAAATGCGCTACGAGATTAGTGAGGAGTAA
- the mug gene encoding G/U mismatch-specific DNA glycosylase, with protein MLTDIIDKDLKVLFCGINPGLKSALDGHHFSGRSNRFWKVLHQAGFTPQQIEPENDFAILELGYGLTTAVARPTTRADELSKEEFSDSIQIFKNKINQFQPQYIAFLGKAAYKAFSGKKQILWGLQEEDFCGSKVWVLPNPSGLNRGFTIDDLISHYAELYLVIANQV; from the coding sequence ATGTTAACCGATATTATTGACAAAGATCTTAAAGTCCTTTTTTGCGGAATTAATCCCGGTTTAAAATCCGCTTTAGACGGTCATCATTTTTCCGGAAGAAGCAATCGTTTCTGGAAAGTTTTACATCAGGCTGGTTTTACGCCACAACAAATCGAACCCGAAAACGACTTCGCAATTTTGGAATTAGGATACGGATTAACAACTGCGGTCGCAAGACCAACAACTCGTGCAGATGAACTTTCTAAAGAGGAGTTTAGCGATTCTATCCAAATTTTCAAAAACAAAATAAATCAATTTCAACCACAATATATCGCGTTTCTTGGCAAAGCGGCTTACAAAGCTTTTTCAGGCAAAAAGCAAATTTTATGGGGTTTACAAGAAGAAGATTTCTGTGGTTCCAAAGTTTGGGTTTTACCAAATCCCAGTGGTTTGAATCGAGGATTTACCATAGACGATCTTATTAGTCATTATGCCGAATTATATTTGGTTATTGCAAATCAAGTCTAG
- a CDS encoding DNA-3-methyladenine glycosylase produces MKLQFSYYLNQDVLFLAKDLLGKVLFTQIDGEITAGIIVETEAYFGVQDKASHAYGGRRTDRTETLYNQGGISYVYLCYGIHNLFNIVSSVEGEPHAVLIRAIEPLIGKDIIELRRKMAITKAAISSGPGSAAKALGIDRSFNGKDLAGEEIWIEDHGIRYTDDQIVAVPRVGVAYAQEDALLPWRFCIKDNKYVSKPNKF; encoded by the coding sequence TTGAAACTACAATTTTCTTACTACCTCAATCAGGATGTGCTTTTTCTGGCTAAAGACCTTTTAGGTAAGGTTCTTTTCACCCAAATCGACGGAGAAATAACTGCGGGCATAATCGTAGAAACCGAAGCTTATTTTGGTGTTCAGGATAAAGCTTCACATGCTTACGGTGGCCGACGCACGGATCGAACGGAAACTTTATACAATCAGGGCGGAATTTCGTATGTCTATCTTTGCTACGGAATCCATAATCTGTTTAATATTGTGAGTTCTGTTGAAGGAGAACCACATGCCGTTTTAATTCGGGCAATTGAACCTTTAATTGGCAAAGATATTATAGAATTAAGACGTAAAATGGCGATTACTAAAGCGGCAATTTCATCTGGTCCGGGTTCTGCTGCCAAAGCTTTAGGAATTGATCGCTCTTTTAACGGAAAAGATTTAGCCGGAGAAGAAATCTGGATCGAAGATCACGGAATTCGATATACTGATGATCAAATCGTGGCTGTTCCTCGTGTAGGTGTTGCATATGCTCAGGAAGACGCACTCTTGCCGTGGCGTTTTTGTATAAAAGACAACAAATATGTGAGCAAGCCTAACAAGTTTTAA